Proteins encoded in a region of the Paenibacillus sp. E222 genome:
- a CDS encoding AraC family transcriptional regulator: MLQASPSSFVILPAVAKIVCEPGWKWQKREKPMQNYDLFYVWSGEGTVVLNDRSYEVGKGSCFLFRPGDHPTATHNKQKPLVLTYIHFDVDIPVNDVPQSYREVLETVEFEHLLARYVRLFLSDVYGRDEESRLILKQLMIHLLRADTEAPVEKKVSNQLSDVIQEVANYVRQHPGITHRVEDLAARAGLSPRYFSIKFKELIGSSVQSYIIRMRIERAEHLLVHTGMNVTEVADALGYRDIFFFSRQFKQYTGKSPSEIR; encoded by the coding sequence ATGCTGCAGGCATCGCCGTCATCTTTTGTTATTTTGCCCGCCGTCGCCAAAATTGTCTGCGAACCGGGATGGAAGTGGCAGAAGCGGGAAAAACCGATGCAAAACTATGACTTATTTTATGTATGGAGTGGTGAAGGGACCGTTGTGCTGAATGACCGGTCGTATGAAGTAGGCAAGGGTAGTTGTTTTCTGTTCAGGCCAGGTGATCATCCTACTGCAACACATAATAAGCAAAAACCGTTGGTACTTACGTATATTCATTTTGATGTAGATATACCCGTTAATGATGTTCCCCAGTCCTATCGTGAGGTACTGGAAACGGTGGAATTCGAGCACTTGCTGGCTCGGTATGTAAGACTGTTCCTATCCGATGTATATGGGCGGGATGAGGAGAGCCGGTTGATTCTGAAACAGCTGATGATTCATTTGCTGCGCGCGGACACGGAAGCTCCTGTGGAGAAAAAGGTAAGCAATCAGTTGTCTGATGTCATCCAGGAGGTTGCTAACTATGTACGTCAGCATCCGGGGATAACACATCGCGTGGAAGACCTCGCTGCAAGGGCTGGATTATCGCCTCGATACTTCTCGATTAAGTTCAAGGAATTGATTGGTTCGTCCGTGCAATCCTATATCATTCGCATGCGCATTGAGCGGGCCGAGCATCTTTTGGTGCACACTGGCATGAATGTGACCGAAGTGGCAGATGCCCTTGGGTACCGCGATATCTTTTTCTTCAGTCGTCAGTTCAAGCAGTACACCGGCAAAAGTCCGTCCGAGATTCGATAG
- the asd gene encoding archaetidylserine decarboxylase (Phosphatidylserine decarboxylase is synthesized as a single chain precursor. Generation of the pyruvoyl active site from a Ser is coupled to cleavage of a Gly-Ser bond between the larger (beta) and smaller (alpha chains). It is an integral membrane protein.) produces MAKTLLRLMTELSSRKWISRTVGAFSKSRGSKAFIPYFVRTYDIPVQEAEKDWKEYRSLNDFFTRKLKPGMRPLELSEHALISPVDAKITAAGPVSAGTLLNVKGQNYTLAELLNHSPHLEKYKHGYAFVLYLSPRDYHRIHAPVSGRRIESEHIKGKVYPVNDFGLTHMKSVLSRNERLITYIAHDFGEVAVVKVGAMNVSSIQYAGADVSSWAQGDDLAYFEFGSTVVLLTQSGTFEPKPGLQPGDSVKMGELLGRLKPIH; encoded by the coding sequence ATGGCAAAAACGCTGTTGCGGTTAATGACCGAGCTTTCTTCTCGCAAATGGATCTCCCGGACTGTGGGAGCCTTCTCCAAGAGCCGGGGAAGCAAGGCATTTATCCCTTATTTTGTCCGGACCTACGACATCCCTGTTCAGGAAGCTGAGAAAGACTGGAAGGAATATCGTTCTTTGAATGATTTCTTTACCCGTAAACTTAAACCGGGCATGCGCCCGCTTGAACTTTCAGAACATGCACTGATCAGTCCGGTAGATGCCAAAATCACGGCAGCCGGTCCTGTATCTGCTGGAACACTCCTGAATGTTAAGGGACAAAATTATACACTTGCTGAATTATTAAACCACTCACCACATCTGGAGAAGTACAAGCACGGTTATGCCTTTGTCCTGTATCTCAGCCCACGCGACTATCATCGCATTCATGCGCCTGTTAGCGGTCGCCGCATTGAGAGTGAGCATATTAAAGGCAAGGTTTATCCCGTAAATGATTTTGGTCTGACCCATATGAAATCAGTGCTGAGTCGAAACGAACGGCTCATTACGTATATTGCTCATGATTTTGGAGAGGTTGCTGTCGTGAAAGTAGGCGCAATGAATGTGAGCAGCATACAATACGCAGGTGCGGATGTAAGTTCATGGGCACAAGGCGATGATCTCGCATATTTTGAATTCGGTTCCACCGTCGTACTGTTAACGCAGAGCGGTACATTCGAACCGAAACCAGGCTTGCAGCCTGGCGACTCCGTCAAAATGGGAGAATTGCTCGGTCGGTTAAAACCCATCCATTGA